In a genomic window of Polypterus senegalus isolate Bchr_013 chromosome 13, ASM1683550v1, whole genome shotgun sequence:
- the znf598 gene encoding E3 ubiquitin-protein ligase ZNF598 isoform X1 encodes MASKLGKESERSCVLCCQEIDIYALGKCDHPVCFRCSTKMRVLCEQKYCAVCREELDKVIFVKKPDQFSTITTQNFQCEKKYDIYFSDLQFCAQFRRILQHECPQCKELKIFNKFEDLEQHMRKQHELFCCKLCAKHLKIFTHERKWYSRKELARHRMQGDPDDTSHRGHPLCKFCDDRYLDNDELLKHLRRDHYFCHFCDSDGGQEYYSDYDYLREHFREKHFLCEEGRCNTEQFTHAFRTEIDYKAHKAAAHSKNRAEARQNRHIDLQFTYAPRHQRRNEGVVGGEDYEEVERFNRNLRGARGGGRGGQQNLRGSWRYNREEEDREIAAAVRASVAARRREEKRQAQERELIKPKKEETVENEDFKNSRSLPKQTSDIPAGKDIPAKTVNNNGPLRGEDFPALGSATPCTNKLAEVKLKEDDFPSLSSTVVSGPMTPAYTAATRKQSAFQEDDFPALVSKIKPQKSLGNTSSAWVSSSNKNVSNISRPASSNSPISVFPTKTSTTAVSTSSLSQQKKKTASSKGNNRQNDREKSIPSSDEDDGQVGKTTQEIRSVPTMLDISSLLTEKSSVQSISKIGKRKKVGGEKQNSSALLTSVETVKKVSQKENVPETKSQPLHFPQPINSTLVNEDNLIIEHLDNSIENKNPPITREPPGLKKTFSLAPNLLPDEDFPALLPKQPPPGFSAAFPLKNGPANISPPPGYLAPASKPPPGFTGVPLNINTSENANSIVGKSASTTGMYTVPDNFQQRNMELIQTIRNFLQNEESKFNEFKTYSRQFRQGQMSATHYHKSCQELLGDNFKLVFNELLVLLPDTSKQQELLSAHRDICLQENQGCNKPKKNKTHAWQSNSTSSNKNSLELDCQVCPHCLQVLAEKDFVAHKIIHREDDDFPSLQAISKIIS; translated from the exons GTTATTTTTGTAAAGAAACCCGACCAGTTTTCTACCATTACTACCCAGAACTTTCAGTGTGAGAAGAAGTATGACATATATTTCAGTGATCTACAATTTTGTGCACAGTTCAG ACGCATACTACAGCATGAATGCCCACAATGCAAAGAGCTgaaaatttttaacaaatttgaagACCTGGAACAGCACATGAGAAAACAACATGAGTTATTTTGCTGTAAACTGTGTGCAAAGCATCTCAAG ATATTTACTCATGAGCGCAAGTGGTACAGTCGTAAGGAACTGGCCCGACATCGCATGCAAGGTGATCCTGATGATACCTCTCACCGTGGACATCCTCTATGCAAATTCTGTGATGACCGCTATTTGGACAATGATGAGCTGCTAAAACATTTGAGAAGAGATCATTATTTCTGCCACTTTTGTGACTCTGATGGTGGTCAAGAATATTATAG TGATTACGACTATCTTCGTGAACATTTCCGTGAAAAACATTTCCTTTGTGAGGAGGGAAGGTGCAACACTGAACAGTTTACACATGCATTTCGAACAGAAATTGATTATAAAGCACATAAAGCTGCTGCACACAGCAAAAACAGGGCAGAAGCTCGTCAAAACCGACATATAGACCTTCAGTTCACCTATGCTCCTCGGCATCAGCGACGTAATGAAG GTGTTGTAGGTGGAGAAGATTATGAAGAAGTAGAGCGCTTTAATAGGAACTTGAGGGGAGCAAGAGGAGGAGGTCGAGGCGGTCAGCAAAACCTTAGAGGCAGCTGGCGCTACAATCG aGAAGAGGAAGACCGAGAAATAGCTGCTGCCGTCAGAGCATCTGTTGCTGCACGTAGGAGGGAAGAAAAGAGACAAGCACAAGAAAGGGAACTCATaaagccgaaaaaagaagaaactgTCGAAAACGAAGACTTCAAGAACTCCAGAAGTTTACCAAAACAAACTTCAGATATCCCAG caGGCAAAGATATTCCAGCTAAAACTGTTAACAATAATGGACCTTTGAGAGGTGAAGATTTCCCAGCATTAGGATCTGCTACTCCATG TACTAATAAGTTGGCAGAAGTGAAACTAAAAGAGGATGATTTTCCAAGTCTATCAAGTACAGTGGTTTCTGGACCAATGACCCCAGCTTATACAGCAGCAACTAGAAAACAGTCTGCTTTCCAAGAAGATGACTTTCCAGCTctagtatcaaaaataaaacctcAGAAATCTTTGGGCAACACCTCTTCAGCTTGGGTGTCTTCTTCAAACAAGAATGTTTCTAATATTAGTCGGCCAGCTTCCTCTAATAGCCCAATCTCTGTGTTCCCCACCAAAACTAGCACCACTGCAGTTTCTACCTCTTCATTGTCCCagcaaaaaaagaagactgcatcCTCTAAAGGTAATAACAGACAAAATGATCGAGAGAAATCAATCCCCAGTTCAGATGAGGATGATGGGCAAGTTGGAAAGACCACTCAGGAGATTCGAAGTGTGCCAACCATGCTTGACATTTCCTCATTATTGACTGAGAAATCATCTGTTCAGTCTATCTCAAAAAtaggaaagaggaagaaagtagggggagaaaaacaaaattcttcagCACTTCTAACTTCAGTAGAAACTGTTAAAAAGGTTTCCCAAAAGGAAAATGTTCCAGAGACTAAATCGCAACCTCTTCATTTTCCTCAGCCTATTAACAGCACATTAGTTAATGAAGATAACCTAATTATTGAGCACTTGGACAATTCTATAGAAAATAAGAATCCTCCTATTACAAGAGAGCCCCCTggactgaaaaaaacattttctcttgCCCCCAACTTGCTCCCTGATGAGGACTTCCCTGCACTACTACCTAAGCAGCCGCCACCAG GATTTAGTGCTGCATTTCCATTGAAGAATGGACCTGCAAATATCTCTCCTCCTCCAGGATATCTAGCACCTGCTAGCAAACCACCTCCAGGCTTTACTGGAGTCCCATTAAACATAAATACATCAGAAAATGCAAATTCTATAGTTGGCAA ATCTGCATCCACCACAGGAATGTACACTGTTCCTGACAATTTTCAGCAACGTAATATGGAACTCATACAAACCATTAGAAATTTTCTCCAAAATGAGGAGTCAAAGTTTAATGAGTTTAAAACTTACTCAAGACAGTTCAGACAG ggcCAGATGTCTGCTACTCACTATCACAAAAGCTGCCAAGAGCTACTGGGTGACAATTTCAAGTTGGTATTTAATGAACTGCTTGTGTTATTGCCTGACACTAGCAAGCAACAAGAGCTGCTCTCTGCCCACAGGGACATTTGTCTTCAGGAGAATCAGGGCTGTAACAAacctaaaaagaacaaaacacatgCTTGGCAATCAAATTCCACCTCCAGCAACAAGAACAGCTTAGAACTGGACTGCCAGGTCTGTCCCCATTGCCTTCAGGTCCTCGCCGAAAAGGACTTTGTTGCTCACAAAATCATACATAGGGAGGATGACGATTTTCCTTCACtgcaagcaataagcaaaatcaTTAGTTAG
- the znf598 gene encoding E3 ubiquitin-protein ligase ZNF598 isoform X2 — MASKLGKESERSCVLCCQEIDIYALGKCDHPVCFRCSTKMRVLCEQKYCAVCREELDKVIFVKKPDQFSTITTQNFQCEKKYDIYFSDLQFCAQFRRILQHECPQCKELKIFNKFEDLEQHMRKQHELFCCKLCAKHLKIFTHERKWYSRKELARHRMQGDPDDTSHRGHPLCKFCDDRYLDNDELLKHLRRDHYFCHFCDSDGGQEYYSDYDYLREHFREKHFLCEEGRCNTEQFTHAFRTEIDYKAHKAAAHSKNRAEARQNRHIDLQFTYAPRHQRRNEGVVGGEDYEEVERFNRNLRGARGGGRGGQQNLRGSWRYNREEEDREIAAAVRASVAARRREEKRQAQERELIKPKKEETVENEDFKNSRSLPKQTSDIPGKDIPAKTVNNNGPLRGEDFPALGSATPCTNKLAEVKLKEDDFPSLSSTVVSGPMTPAYTAATRKQSAFQEDDFPALVSKIKPQKSLGNTSSAWVSSSNKNVSNISRPASSNSPISVFPTKTSTTAVSTSSLSQQKKKTASSKGNNRQNDREKSIPSSDEDDGQVGKTTQEIRSVPTMLDISSLLTEKSSVQSISKIGKRKKVGGEKQNSSALLTSVETVKKVSQKENVPETKSQPLHFPQPINSTLVNEDNLIIEHLDNSIENKNPPITREPPGLKKTFSLAPNLLPDEDFPALLPKQPPPGFSAAFPLKNGPANISPPPGYLAPASKPPPGFTGVPLNINTSENANSIVGKSASTTGMYTVPDNFQQRNMELIQTIRNFLQNEESKFNEFKTYSRQFRQGQMSATHYHKSCQELLGDNFKLVFNELLVLLPDTSKQQELLSAHRDICLQENQGCNKPKKNKTHAWQSNSTSSNKNSLELDCQVCPHCLQVLAEKDFVAHKIIHREDDDFPSLQAISKIIS; from the exons GTTATTTTTGTAAAGAAACCCGACCAGTTTTCTACCATTACTACCCAGAACTTTCAGTGTGAGAAGAAGTATGACATATATTTCAGTGATCTACAATTTTGTGCACAGTTCAG ACGCATACTACAGCATGAATGCCCACAATGCAAAGAGCTgaaaatttttaacaaatttgaagACCTGGAACAGCACATGAGAAAACAACATGAGTTATTTTGCTGTAAACTGTGTGCAAAGCATCTCAAG ATATTTACTCATGAGCGCAAGTGGTACAGTCGTAAGGAACTGGCCCGACATCGCATGCAAGGTGATCCTGATGATACCTCTCACCGTGGACATCCTCTATGCAAATTCTGTGATGACCGCTATTTGGACAATGATGAGCTGCTAAAACATTTGAGAAGAGATCATTATTTCTGCCACTTTTGTGACTCTGATGGTGGTCAAGAATATTATAG TGATTACGACTATCTTCGTGAACATTTCCGTGAAAAACATTTCCTTTGTGAGGAGGGAAGGTGCAACACTGAACAGTTTACACATGCATTTCGAACAGAAATTGATTATAAAGCACATAAAGCTGCTGCACACAGCAAAAACAGGGCAGAAGCTCGTCAAAACCGACATATAGACCTTCAGTTCACCTATGCTCCTCGGCATCAGCGACGTAATGAAG GTGTTGTAGGTGGAGAAGATTATGAAGAAGTAGAGCGCTTTAATAGGAACTTGAGGGGAGCAAGAGGAGGAGGTCGAGGCGGTCAGCAAAACCTTAGAGGCAGCTGGCGCTACAATCG aGAAGAGGAAGACCGAGAAATAGCTGCTGCCGTCAGAGCATCTGTTGCTGCACGTAGGAGGGAAGAAAAGAGACAAGCACAAGAAAGGGAACTCATaaagccgaaaaaagaagaaactgTCGAAAACGAAGACTTCAAGAACTCCAGAAGTTTACCAAAACAAACTTCAGATATCCCAG GCAAAGATATTCCAGCTAAAACTGTTAACAATAATGGACCTTTGAGAGGTGAAGATTTCCCAGCATTAGGATCTGCTACTCCATG TACTAATAAGTTGGCAGAAGTGAAACTAAAAGAGGATGATTTTCCAAGTCTATCAAGTACAGTGGTTTCTGGACCAATGACCCCAGCTTATACAGCAGCAACTAGAAAACAGTCTGCTTTCCAAGAAGATGACTTTCCAGCTctagtatcaaaaataaaacctcAGAAATCTTTGGGCAACACCTCTTCAGCTTGGGTGTCTTCTTCAAACAAGAATGTTTCTAATATTAGTCGGCCAGCTTCCTCTAATAGCCCAATCTCTGTGTTCCCCACCAAAACTAGCACCACTGCAGTTTCTACCTCTTCATTGTCCCagcaaaaaaagaagactgcatcCTCTAAAGGTAATAACAGACAAAATGATCGAGAGAAATCAATCCCCAGTTCAGATGAGGATGATGGGCAAGTTGGAAAGACCACTCAGGAGATTCGAAGTGTGCCAACCATGCTTGACATTTCCTCATTATTGACTGAGAAATCATCTGTTCAGTCTATCTCAAAAAtaggaaagaggaagaaagtagggggagaaaaacaaaattcttcagCACTTCTAACTTCAGTAGAAACTGTTAAAAAGGTTTCCCAAAAGGAAAATGTTCCAGAGACTAAATCGCAACCTCTTCATTTTCCTCAGCCTATTAACAGCACATTAGTTAATGAAGATAACCTAATTATTGAGCACTTGGACAATTCTATAGAAAATAAGAATCCTCCTATTACAAGAGAGCCCCCTggactgaaaaaaacattttctcttgCCCCCAACTTGCTCCCTGATGAGGACTTCCCTGCACTACTACCTAAGCAGCCGCCACCAG GATTTAGTGCTGCATTTCCATTGAAGAATGGACCTGCAAATATCTCTCCTCCTCCAGGATATCTAGCACCTGCTAGCAAACCACCTCCAGGCTTTACTGGAGTCCCATTAAACATAAATACATCAGAAAATGCAAATTCTATAGTTGGCAA ATCTGCATCCACCACAGGAATGTACACTGTTCCTGACAATTTTCAGCAACGTAATATGGAACTCATACAAACCATTAGAAATTTTCTCCAAAATGAGGAGTCAAAGTTTAATGAGTTTAAAACTTACTCAAGACAGTTCAGACAG ggcCAGATGTCTGCTACTCACTATCACAAAAGCTGCCAAGAGCTACTGGGTGACAATTTCAAGTTGGTATTTAATGAACTGCTTGTGTTATTGCCTGACACTAGCAAGCAACAAGAGCTGCTCTCTGCCCACAGGGACATTTGTCTTCAGGAGAATCAGGGCTGTAACAAacctaaaaagaacaaaacacatgCTTGGCAATCAAATTCCACCTCCAGCAACAAGAACAGCTTAGAACTGGACTGCCAGGTCTGTCCCCATTGCCTTCAGGTCCTCGCCGAAAAGGACTTTGTTGCTCACAAAATCATACATAGGGAGGATGACGATTTTCCTTCACtgcaagcaataagcaaaatcaTTAGTTAG